Proteins found in one Bacteroidota bacterium genomic segment:
- a CDS encoding molecular chaperone TorD family protein, with protein sequence MKDHILLSNSFAFLAECFCFPSQEQIDFLSNFEHQVYEDVLALKEALKNEDALELQRDFSKLFVGPFDLQASPYGSVYLEQEKSLFGESTEDVVRFYQEENLDIKSNNVPDYIGLELEFIYYLQGRKIELLHDGLVDKSLEYAKKQKNFMQNHICLWVDKFSAKLYSNAQTSFFRNLGTLLPRQIKHLITKVQNDLNNSTIHAN encoded by the coding sequence TTATTATCAAATTCTTTTGCATTTCTTGCGGAATGCTTTTGCTTTCCCAGTCAAGAACAAATTGATTTTTTAAGTAATTTTGAACATCAGGTGTACGAAGATGTACTTGCTTTAAAAGAAGCTTTGAAAAATGAGGATGCTCTTGAATTACAACGAGATTTTTCAAAACTTTTTGTTGGGCCTTTTGACTTACAGGCTTCTCCTTATGGATCAGTATATTTGGAACAAGAAAAAAGTCTTTTTGGAGAGAGTACAGAGGATGTAGTCAGATTTTATCAAGAAGAGAATCTTGATATCAAGTCAAATAATGTGCCGGACTACATTGGTCTTGAGCTTGAATTTATTTATTATTTGCAAGGGCGTAAGATTGAACTCTTACATGACGGTTTAGTTGATAAATCTTTAGAATATGCCAAAAAACAGAAAAATTTCATGCAAAATCATATTTGCTTATGGGTTGATAAATTCTCAGCTAAGCTATATTCAAACGCACAAACCTCATTTTTCAGAAATCTAGGCACCTTATTACCCAGGCAAATAAAACATTTAATAACTAAGGTTCAAAATGACTTGAATAATAGCACTATTCATGCAAACTAA